The proteins below come from a single Sorghum bicolor cultivar BTx623 chromosome 4, Sorghum_bicolor_NCBIv3, whole genome shotgun sequence genomic window:
- the LOC8078388 gene encoding uncharacterized protein LOC8078388, with protein sequence MMASSSSSSFFGIEPLDGGGESETCRHAMDACSLCGKHLAGDCDIFMYRGDTPFCSEECRYHQMVRDDFKTERRPARKEEQRQRRRHQAPAAAEPPAHVPLAAANVPVAI encoded by the exons ATGatggcttcttcttcctcctcttccttctttggCATCGAGCcactcgacggcggcggcgagagcGAGACCTGCCGCCACGCCATGGACGCCTGCTCCCTCTGCGGGAAGCACCTCGCCGGGGACTGCGACATCTTCATGTACAG AGGGGACACGCCGTTCTGTAGCGAGGAGTGCAGGTACCACCAGATGGTCAGGGACGATTTCAAGACGGAGCGGCGTCCGGCGAGGAAAGAGGAGCAACGCCAACGCCGCAGGCACCAGGCTCctgccgccgccgagccgccgGCCCATGTCCCACTCGCGGCGGCAAACGTGCCCGTTGCCATCTAA